GGGAATCGAACCCACCAAGCGTGGGGTTAGCACGCAACAACGGGTTTGAAGCCCGCGGGGGACACCAGTTCCCCATCCACTCCCAATCACGCTCGTACCTCAATCTCACCGGGATGTTCTGAAACCACCTCGCCAATATCTCGAGCCATCACACCACGCTCAATTAATGCCCCAAGAAAAGCATCAGCCACATCGGGCGCAAGTGCAATTAACAGGCCACCAGAAGTCTGCGGATCAAAAAACAAACGCCTCAAAGCCTCGTCAACATCATCGGCAAATCTCACCGCATGCCCTCGCGCCGCCCGATTGCGCCGCAAACCACCGCCCTCGCGCCCCTCTGCAATCTGCAAAGCCAGATCAAAACGCGGCACATCAGAAGCCCGAATGCAAAACCCGACGCCACTCGCCTGCGCCATCTCCAACCCGTGACCGAGCAACCCAAACCCCGTAATATCCGTACACCCATGCGCTTTATATGCAACCATCTCCTCGGCTGCAATGCGATTCAACTGCACCATAGAATCTACGGCAATCTGCAAAGCATCTTCATCGATCTCGCCATTTTGATAGGCATCCGACATCAAACCCGTACCCAGCGGCTTGGTCAAAATGAGACGATCGCCCTCCCGGGCACCTGCATTGGTCTTCACATCATCTGGATGCACAACCCCCGTCACAGACAACCCGAACTTGGGCTCCACATCCTCCACAGAATGTCCACCCACCAAAACCGCGCCAGACTCCGCCACCTTCTCCTGTGCCCCTCTTAAAACCTCGGCAATCACCTCTGGGGCGACATCATCACTCGGAAACCCGCAAATATTCAGCGCAGTAATCGGGCGCCCCCCCATCGCATACACATCGCTCAGCGAATTGGCTGCCGCAATCTGTCCATACGCATTCGGATCATCGACAATAGGCGTAAAAAAATCCACCGTCTGAATAAGCGCCACATCCTCAGAAATCCGAAACACCCCGGCATCATCAGCCGTATTCATCCCCACCATCAAATCGGGATGCGCCACAGGCGGCAACTTTTTTAAAATCACATCCAGCACCGCTGGATCGAGTTTCGATGCTCAACCACCGCAACTGACGAGCTGCGTCAATCTTCTACCGCGATACTTCATTTTTTCAACTCCTCATCTTCTCTCGCCATCTGTTCCTTTTGCCAGCGATAATCGACCTTGCCATCGTAAAACATCCCGGGATTCTCTATCGCCCACAACTGCTTTCGAATCAACCAATTCTTGGGATCCAGAACATACGCGCGCTTTAACTCTGCAATCGCGTCTTCCCGCTTCCCCTGTTTTAGCAACGCGATAGCGCGCTGAAATTTCGCATCGGCCTCCTGCTCATCCGCAGTCAGCGCGCGGGGTTTCGCACCCTTATCCCCATCGCGCCATGCGCCAGGAATAGCCCCTGTTGTTATCCACTCGACCAATTCTCCGCGCAGAGTTCCCTTGTCAATATTAACACTACCAACACTGCGGACAAGCCGTCCTTCTTCATCCACAAAAATCCCAACCGGCACGAATTTGACATTATACGCTTTGCCAATCGCATTGTGCTGATCCAGCAATGCGCGATATGTGCCACCGGCCTTTTCAACCCAGGGTTTGGCAACCTCGGCACCCTGGGCATCCTGAGCAATAACCACCACCTCAACCTGCTCACCGTACTCCTGATAAAACGCTTGCCATCCAGGCAACTGAGCGCGGCACCCTCACCAGGACGCCCACATA
The Gemmatimonadota bacterium genome window above contains:
- the selD gene encoding selenide, water dikinase SelD, coding for MLDVILKKLPPVAHPDLMVGMNTADDAGVFRISEDVALIQTVDFFTPIVDDPNAYGQIAAANSLSDVYAMGGRPITALNICGFPSDDVAPEVIAEVLRGAQEKVAESGAVLVGGHSVEDVEPKFGLSVTGVVHPDDVKTNAGAREGDRLILTKPLGTGLMSDAYQNGEIDEDALQIAVDSMVQLNRIAAEEMVAYKAHGCTDITGFGLLGHGLEMAQASGVGFCIRASDVPRFDLALQIAEGREGGGLRRNRAARGHAVRFADDVDEALRRLFFDPQTSGGLLIALAPDVADAFLGALIERGVMARDIGEVVSEHPGEIEVRA
- a CDS encoding redoxin domain-containing protein, whose translation is MPGWQAFYQEYGEQVEVVVIAQDAQGAEVAKPWVEKAGGTYRALLDQHNAIGKAYNVKFVPVGIFVDEEGRLVRSVGSVNIDKGTLRGELVEWITTGAIPGAWRDGDKGAKPRALTADEQEADAKFQRAIALLKQGKREDAIAELKRAYVLDPKNWLIRKQLWAIENPGMFYDGKVDYRWQKEQMAREDEELKK